From one Lysinibacillus sp. G4S2 genomic stretch:
- the tnpB gene encoding IS66 family insertion sequence element accessory protein TnpB (TnpB, as the term is used for proteins encoded by IS66 family insertion elements, is considered an accessory protein, since TnpC, encoded by a neighboring gene, is a DDE family transposase.) produces MKHDFTRVQNIYIVCGKTDMRKGIDGLATLVQDSFELDPYSDSIFLFSGISKDRYKCLYFDGDGFALLYKRLDNGRLQWPKNEKEVRNLSQQELRWLLEGLSLQQPRAIQKSAKGVF; encoded by the coding sequence ATGAAGCATGATTTTACGCGCGTGCAAAATATTTATATTGTCTGCGGGAAAACTGACATGCGTAAAGGGATTGACGGTCTAGCGACCCTCGTTCAGGACTCGTTTGAACTGGACCCTTATAGTGACTCGATTTTTTTATTTTCAGGTATAAGTAAGGACCGCTATAAATGTCTTTATTTTGACGGTGACGGCTTTGCACTACTTTATAAACGTCTAGACAATGGCAGGCTACAATGGCCCAAAAATGAAAAGGAAGTACGAAATCTATCTCAACAAGAATTGCGTTGGTTATTGGAAGGTTTATCTCTTCAACAACCGAGGGCAATACAGAAATCTGCAAAAGGTGTCTTTTAA
- a CDS encoding GNAT family protein yields the protein MNFSKLLGSTFPTVQTERIKLRKLKSEDAPTLFNYYSNENVYRYLDWNGPETLERSYEVINAWNEGYDEGWIIRFAIANKVTDEIIGTIFLSEFAGKRAEIGYELSEEYWHRGIMSEVIKEVLSIGFNQLGLVRIQAIVTEENIASKKLLTKFNFKEEGCLRQFECHSVTGECKDMLIYSLLHTEFLQKNDEY from the coding sequence ATGAACTTTTCCAAATTATTAGGAAGCACTTTCCCAACAGTACAAACTGAACGAATTAAATTAAGAAAGTTGAAGTCGGAGGATGCTCCTACGTTATTCAATTATTATTCAAATGAAAATGTATATCGATATCTCGATTGGAATGGACCAGAAACTTTAGAAAGAAGTTATGAAGTAATTAACGCTTGGAACGAAGGCTATGATGAAGGTTGGATTATTCGTTTTGCTATTGCAAACAAAGTAACTGATGAAATTATTGGTACTATTTTCTTGAGTGAATTTGCAGGCAAACGAGCTGAAATTGGCTATGAATTATCTGAAGAGTATTGGCATCGTGGTATTATGTCGGAAGTTATTAAAGAAGTATTATCAATAGGATTTAATCAGTTAGGTTTAGTAAGAATACAGGCAATTGTTACGGAAGAAAATATAGCTTCTAAGAAGTTATTGACGAAATTCAACTTTAAGGAAGAAGGCTGCTTAAGACAATTTGAATGCCATAGTGTTACGGGAGAATGTAAAGATATGTTGATCTATAGTTTGTTGCATACAGAGTTTTTGCAGAAGAATGACGAGTATTGA
- a CDS encoding family 10 glycosylhydrolase, giving the protein MFKNFFGKCIVTFFVLLLLIPVFTNQKATANSLPQNEMRAAWIATVSNIDMKAGMSKTQYTQWVQSTLDKLKADNFNTVIFQVKPLNDALYPSKLAPWSSYITGNKQGTNPGFDPLQIMLDEAHKRGLELHAWVNPYRVTMPSQSLSNLAADNVARKNPNWVVKYGKQYYLDPGLPEVQNYLLSTIEELVSNYDIDAVHMDDYFYPYKIKGETFQDQQTFKKYGGSFKNIEDWRRNNVNQLVKKVYASIKAIKPHVQYGISPFGIWRNKGQDSTGSNTNGMSNYDDLYADTRQWIKDGSIDYIAPQIYWSRNHKAANYSVLLDWWGREVQTYAKVHPVNLYIGMANHKVGNDSDTAWNNKTELISQVIANRANKNAQGQMHFSLRSINNNALGYASYLNQQLYNYKALTPTIYWKDSAIPLCPTDVKLSKESFGMKLTITDENSTQPRKYVIYRFDGTKEGSYEDVKNIVDVVYNTQGNTIYVDTIANKSKVYTYGIKSISATGVESKTAFVLKDGKPYQQQ; this is encoded by the coding sequence ATGTTTAAAAATTTTTTTGGAAAGTGCATAGTAACTTTTTTTGTTTTACTTTTACTTATCCCTGTTTTTACAAATCAAAAGGCTACAGCTAATTCACTACCTCAAAATGAAATGCGTGCAGCATGGATTGCAACAGTATCTAATATTGATATGAAGGCAGGTATGAGTAAAACCCAATATACTCAATGGGTTCAAAGTACCTTAGACAAATTAAAAGCTGATAACTTTAATACAGTTATTTTTCAAGTTAAGCCATTAAATGATGCACTGTACCCGTCTAAGCTTGCTCCATGGTCATCGTATATAACAGGCAATAAACAAGGGACCAATCCGGGTTTTGATCCATTGCAAATAATGCTGGACGAAGCACATAAGCGAGGATTAGAACTTCATGCTTGGGTAAACCCATATAGGGTCACTATGCCTTCGCAATCTTTGTCTAATCTTGCTGCCGATAATGTAGCCCGTAAAAATCCTAATTGGGTAGTGAAATACGGTAAACAATACTATTTAGATCCTGGTTTGCCGGAAGTTCAAAATTACTTATTATCAACCATAGAAGAATTAGTAAGCAACTATGATATCGACGCTGTACATATGGATGATTACTTCTATCCTTATAAAATAAAAGGAGAGACTTTTCAAGATCAACAAACTTTTAAAAAGTATGGTGGCTCATTCAAGAATATTGAAGACTGGCGCAGAAATAATGTTAATCAATTAGTAAAAAAGGTTTATGCAAGCATTAAGGCAATTAAACCTCATGTTCAATATGGAATATCTCCGTTTGGAATTTGGCGAAACAAAGGGCAAGATTCTACTGGTAGTAACACGAATGGAATGAGTAACTACGATGATCTTTATGCTGATACAAGACAGTGGATTAAAGATGGAAGTATCGATTATATTGCTCCTCAAATCTATTGGTCCAGAAATCATAAAGCAGCAAATTACTCTGTTTTATTAGATTGGTGGGGAAGAGAAGTTCAAACGTACGCAAAAGTCCATCCTGTTAATCTATATATTGGCATGGCTAATCATAAAGTTGGAAATGATTCTGATACTGCATGGAATAATAAGACGGAACTTATCAGCCAAGTAATCGCCAACAGAGCAAATAAAAATGCTCAAGGACAAATGCATTTTTCTCTAAGAAGTATTAACAATAACGCTCTTGGATATGCTTCTTATCTAAATCAGCAACTATACAATTATAAAGCTTTAACACCTACAATTTATTGGAAAGACTCTGCAATACCTTTATGTCCAACTGATGTTAAATTGAGTAAAGAGTCTTTCGGCATGAAGCTTACTATTACAGATGAAAATAGTACTCAACCAAGGAAATATGTAATATACCGATTTGATGGAACAAAAGAAGGATCATATGAAGACGTTAAAAATATAGTAGACGTGGTTTATAACACACAAGGTAATACTATTTATGTAGATACTATTGCAAATAAAAGTAAAGTATACACATATGGTATAAAGTCTATATCTGCTACAGGTGTGGAAAGTAAAACTGCTTTTGTTCTAAAAGACGGAAAGCCTTACCAGCAGCAATAG
- the tyrS gene encoding tyrosine--tRNA ligase, with translation MFLKPEEQLEIIQKGVDKIVNAEELLAKLEHSFKEQKPLTIKLGLDPSAPDIHLGHAVVLRKIKQMQDLGHRVVIIIGDFTGRIGDPTGKAKGRVALSDDIVKENAKTYCEQIFKILDNEKTTVRFNSEWLSKLTFEEVIKLAATTSVARILERDDFQKRYNSQVPIGIHEFFYPLMQAYDSVEISADIELGGTDQTFNILMGRTLQKHLGYEKQIAIFMPLLEGLDGVEKMSKSLGNYIGVNEAPEVMFKKVMEVPDALIIKYFELATDEHPKVIEEVKNRLSKGENPRDIKLELAEIITTLYYGEEATKGAKQYFETAFQKKQM, from the coding sequence ATGTTTTTAAAACCAGAGGAACAATTAGAAATTATTCAAAAAGGTGTAGATAAGATTGTTAATGCAGAAGAGTTATTAGCAAAATTGGAGCATTCTTTTAAAGAACAAAAGCCTTTAACGATTAAGCTCGGTTTAGATCCTTCTGCACCAGACATTCATTTAGGGCATGCTGTTGTTCTACGAAAAATTAAACAAATGCAAGATTTAGGTCATCGTGTTGTAATTATTATCGGCGATTTTACAGGCCGTATAGGGGATCCAACGGGAAAGGCAAAAGGGCGCGTCGCACTAAGTGATGACATTGTAAAGGAAAATGCTAAAACATATTGTGAGCAAATTTTTAAAATTTTAGATAATGAAAAAACGACTGTACGTTTTAATAGTGAGTGGTTATCAAAATTAACATTTGAAGAAGTCATTAAATTAGCTGCGACCACTTCTGTAGCGCGTATTTTAGAACGTGATGATTTCCAAAAACGCTATAACAGTCAAGTGCCAATTGGTATTCATGAATTCTTCTATCCTTTGATGCAAGCGTATGATTCAGTCGAAATTTCTGCTGATATTGAATTAGGGGGTACCGATCAAACGTTTAATATTTTAATGGGGCGTACTTTACAAAAGCATTTAGGATACGAAAAACAAATTGCTATCTTCATGCCGTTATTAGAAGGCTTAGATGGTGTTGAAAAAATGAGCAAAAGCTTAGGGAATTATATTGGAGTAAATGAAGCACCAGAAGTAATGTTCAAAAAAGTAATGGAAGTACCTGATGCATTAATTATTAAATACTTTGAGCTAGCAACAGATGAGCATCCTAAAGTGATTGAGGAAGTGAAAAATCGATTATCAAAAGGTGAAAATCCTCGAGATATAAAACTAGAATTAGCAGAGATTATTACTACTTTATATTATGGTGAAGAAGCAACGAAGGGAGCGAAACAATATTTTGAAACAGCATTTCAAAAGAAACAAATGTAA
- a CDS encoding GNAT family N-acetyltransferase, which produces MFEDAKKIVFRPLKSDDYKFVLHWSMDEKFCEANGWEKNRDEEELYNWWQCCVNMDRKDFIRLGIEYEKRLIGYVDLAEIQNSRAEIGIAIGESQLWGKGIGTTVTRMFINYAFEKFSITKFYSETHETNYRSRKMMDKLGFKEISRNGSEFYLNKETPLIQYKLYL; this is translated from the coding sequence ATGTTTGAGGATGCTAAAAAAATAGTTTTTAGGCCTTTAAAAAGTGATGATTATAAATTTGTTCTTCATTGGAGTATGGACGAAAAGTTTTGTGAAGCTAATGGGTGGGAAAAAAATCGGGATGAAGAAGAATTATATAATTGGTGGCAATGCTGTGTGAATATGGATCGTAAGGATTTTATTCGCTTAGGAATTGAATATGAGAAAAGATTAATTGGTTATGTAGATTTAGCAGAGATTCAAAATAGCCGTGCAGAAATAGGTATTGCTATTGGTGAAAGTCAGTTGTGGGGAAAGGGTATAGGAACTACCGTAACCCGAATGTTTATTAATTATGCGTTCGAGAAGTTTAGTATTACAAAATTTTATAGTGAAACACATGAAACTAATTATCGTTCAAGAAAAATGATGGACAAGTTAGGTTTTAAAGAAATTAGTAGAAACGGGAGCGAATTTTATTTAAACAAGGAAACACCTCTTATACAGTATAAATTGTATCTGTAG
- a CDS encoding GNAT family N-acetyltransferase encodes MNNLFTIDCGEILLREFRIEDVDAIYELTSQPEVYEYLPDWRSTKEQRLNWVTNYEAPDNKEFLAAVPNIDGVNCLKLGIVLKETGEFIGFCNTCMKEELREPNREIAYAISKHYRNHGYTTEAVRGLIRFLFENTDVELLNAVVLPHNVSSIKVIQKCGFCFNGNVEIEGVQHYHYILHKDKWKSNIQA; translated from the coding sequence ATGAACAATTTATTTACAATTGACTGTGGTGAAATATTACTAAGAGAATTTAGAATTGAAGATGTGGATGCGATTTATGAGCTTACCTCGCAGCCTGAAGTCTATGAGTATTTGCCAGATTGGCGTTCAACGAAAGAACAACGATTAAACTGGGTTACAAATTATGAGGCTCCAGATAATAAGGAATTTTTGGCTGCGGTTCCGAACATCGACGGGGTAAATTGTTTAAAGTTAGGAATAGTATTAAAGGAAACAGGCGAATTTATTGGCTTTTGCAATACATGTATGAAAGAAGAGCTGCGTGAACCAAATCGTGAAATCGCCTATGCTATTTCAAAACATTACAGAAATCATGGATACACAACAGAAGCTGTAAGAGGATTAATACGCTTTTTATTTGAAAATACAGATGTGGAACTACTTAATGCTGTTGTTCTTCCTCATAATGTAAGCTCCATTAAAGTAATTCAAAAATGTGGTTTTTGTTTTAATGGAAATGTAGAAATTGAAGGAGTGCAACATTACCATTATATTCTCCATAAAGACAAATGGAAAAGCAATATACAAGCTTAA
- a CDS encoding methyl-accepting chemotaxis protein, with product MKSKSIKRRLLLFTLGLLLLSSVVNSVFGVWFVGKNSKEVLIEKANEQVFEMAKQAETILNSESDPIPSLQNFVETKSKQDNVTYAVVIDTNVQAVAHSDKNKLGKVYEDDYTIDGAKNGKNQFTRWYAEVQGIWTYDIMEPIYKDGKLYGVLDVGVPESGIQSITNSVLSYQIITGVVSFLIIGALMWWIIGRIVAAIKNLEKAIHQTASLDFTENPELEKLLNHQDEIGLMAKGISGMRSALKDVTVNIHKTSSDLSDSSKILMQISEDTVRTTDEISSAINEIAKATEEQAHDTEQSAEQLNQLSVNIDRVMAQTEKIASMTEDIDHLSNQGVETVNQLSIWSEKNRVSSQQVSNIVQEVDKTSSDISSIVNTITDIATQTNLLALNASIESARVGEAGKGFAVVADEIRKLSEQTSIATEDIKNKITAIQDISKNAVQEIGTSLSIVEQNAKATENTSEIFNTIKAALDQTSEVAQEVKHLSHEMNERKEQIIGVVQNISASAVETSAGTEQVSASANEQMKSIETVSEKAKELDAIADALRDEMKKFTI from the coding sequence ATGAAAAGTAAAAGTATTAAGCGTCGATTATTGTTATTTACATTAGGTTTACTATTATTGTCATCTGTAGTCAATTCTGTATTCGGAGTATGGTTTGTTGGAAAAAATAGCAAAGAAGTATTAATTGAAAAAGCCAACGAACAAGTCTTTGAAATGGCAAAACAAGCGGAAACCATCTTAAATTCAGAGAGTGACCCCATTCCATCTTTACAAAATTTTGTGGAAACAAAATCAAAACAAGATAATGTGACTTATGCAGTTGTCATTGATACAAACGTTCAAGCGGTGGCACATAGTGATAAAAATAAATTAGGAAAAGTGTATGAGGATGATTACACGATTGATGGGGCTAAAAACGGGAAAAATCAGTTCACAAGATGGTACGCTGAAGTTCAAGGTATTTGGACATATGACATAATGGAGCCTATCTATAAGGATGGCAAACTTTATGGCGTGCTCGACGTTGGGGTGCCTGAAAGCGGCATTCAATCAATTACAAACTCTGTTCTAAGCTATCAGATTATTACCGGTGTAGTAAGCTTTTTAATTATAGGTGCTTTAATGTGGTGGATTATTGGTCGCATTGTGGCTGCCATTAAAAATCTTGAAAAGGCCATTCATCAAACAGCAAGCTTAGACTTTACAGAAAATCCAGAATTAGAGAAGTTATTAAATCATCAAGATGAAATTGGTCTCATGGCAAAAGGCATCTCTGGCATGCGATCAGCATTAAAGGATGTTACCGTCAACATACATAAAACAAGTTCCGATTTATCAGATTCCTCAAAGATTCTGATGCAAATATCAGAAGATACGGTACGTACAACTGATGAAATTAGCTCAGCCATTAATGAAATAGCAAAAGCTACAGAAGAGCAGGCTCATGACACAGAACAAAGTGCTGAACAATTAAATCAACTTTCTGTAAACATTGATCGCGTTATGGCGCAAACAGAGAAGATCGCTTCCATGACAGAGGATATTGATCACTTAAGTAATCAAGGTGTGGAAACCGTCAACCAACTCTCTATTTGGTCAGAGAAGAATCGTGTGTCTTCACAACAGGTAAGTAATATCGTTCAGGAAGTAGACAAAACTTCATCTGATATATCAAGTATTGTCAATACAATTACAGATATCGCGACTCAAACGAATTTATTGGCACTGAATGCATCCATTGAATCAGCTCGCGTAGGCGAAGCAGGAAAAGGTTTCGCAGTAGTTGCTGATGAAATTCGAAAATTATCAGAACAGACATCTATAGCAACTGAAGATATTAAGAACAAAATCACCGCCATTCAGGATATTTCTAAAAATGCTGTACAGGAAATTGGTACAAGCCTTAGCATTGTTGAACAAAATGCAAAAGCTACAGAAAATACGAGTGAGATATTTAATACAATAAAGGCAGCTCTAGACCAAACGAGTGAAGTAGCACAAGAGGTGAAACATTTATCTCACGAGATGAATGAGCGCAAAGAGCAAATCATTGGTGTGGTTCAAAACATCTCTGCTTCTGCAGTCGAAACCTCTGCAGGAACAGAACAAGTTTCCGCTTCCGCAAATGAACAAATGAAAAGCATCGAGACCGTTTCTGAAAAAGCTAAGGAACTAGATGCTATTGCTGATGCTCTAAGAGATGAAATGAAAAAATTCACTATTTAA
- a CDS encoding CD3324 family protein — MSYKKAKHILPAELLELIQEYVDGEYIYIPRRAEHKKTWGSSTATRKDLEVRNSTIYNDYLSGVDTATLGEKYYLSSKSIQRIVLEEKRRRIE, encoded by the coding sequence ATGAGCTATAAAAAAGCAAAGCATATTCTACCAGCTGAGTTACTTGAGTTAATACAAGAATATGTTGATGGTGAATATATTTATATACCGCGAAGAGCAGAACATAAAAAGACTTGGGGATCTAGTACTGCAACAAGAAAAGATTTGGAAGTAAGAAATTCTACTATTTATAACGATTATCTATCGGGAGTGGACACGGCTACTTTAGGTGAAAAATACTATTTGTCCTCAAAGAGTATTCAAAGAATTGTACTAGAAGAGAAAAGAAGAAGAATAGAATAA
- a CDS encoding IS66 family transposase → MSMETTEKLIHLLEEQLAVMKQQNEELSKKLDVSLAQNKYLSEQVRQLTKMIYGSRSEKSKYQPPDGQCSLFDNDPSFNGSEQTEEQSTETVTYTVTRLNKKKKRNDSFVEGVEVEEIHHHPVNLQCDCCQSQLHEIGSTITREEAAFIPAKLVRVQHIEHAYECKQCKKDREQNQFIQRGKAPMAVIPRSIAGPTVLAKVIYDKFSLYLPLYRQVKEWARTGLITNDKNLSNWVIRVAEEWLLPIYEEMKNVLSVKTLLHIDETVAQVLNRSDGKRAQSNAYNWVFRTVPTEGPVIILFEHALTRSRTVLEEYLANFEGTIICDGYSAYDKLPNITFANCWAHVRRYWLKVDSKNGRIGLAYCNQLYALEQKFKGLPPKQRRKMRWRYARRVIRKFFNWLEKSQFFGKNALATATEYTLNRRNELKAFLYNGQIEIDNNPAENAIRPTVIGRKNWLFSVSEAGAKANAICLSLAETAKANGVDFYKYLVKLLTDLPNLAIHQQPELLQEYMPWSESIQATCA, encoded by the coding sequence ATGAGTATGGAAACAACAGAAAAATTAATTCACTTATTAGAAGAGCAACTCGCTGTTATGAAGCAACAAAACGAAGAGCTTTCTAAAAAGTTAGACGTGTCACTCGCCCAAAATAAATACTTGTCTGAACAAGTTCGCCAGTTAACCAAAATGATTTATGGTTCGCGCTCGGAGAAGTCAAAATACCAACCACCAGATGGACAATGTTCGTTATTCGATAATGATCCGTCTTTTAATGGGTCTGAGCAAACAGAAGAACAAAGCACGGAAACTGTGACGTATACAGTGACCCGTTTAAATAAAAAGAAAAAGCGTAACGATTCATTCGTAGAAGGTGTGGAAGTGGAAGAAATTCACCATCATCCAGTAAATCTCCAATGTGACTGTTGCCAAAGTCAGTTACATGAAATCGGCTCCACAATTACCCGTGAAGAAGCAGCGTTTATTCCGGCCAAGTTGGTGCGTGTGCAGCATATTGAGCATGCCTATGAGTGTAAGCAATGTAAAAAAGATCGTGAACAAAATCAGTTTATTCAACGTGGGAAAGCGCCGATGGCAGTGATTCCTCGTAGCATCGCAGGGCCAACGGTGTTGGCGAAAGTCATCTATGATAAATTCTCACTCTACCTACCACTTTATCGCCAAGTAAAAGAATGGGCACGTACGGGTTTAATCACCAATGATAAAAATCTTTCGAATTGGGTGATTCGTGTTGCAGAAGAGTGGCTATTACCAATTTATGAAGAGATGAAAAATGTCCTTTCAGTCAAAACGCTACTTCATATTGATGAAACTGTTGCCCAAGTATTGAATCGTTCTGATGGAAAGCGAGCACAATCAAACGCGTATAACTGGGTATTCCGAACAGTCCCAACTGAGGGGCCAGTAATCATTCTATTTGAACATGCGTTAACGCGAAGTCGAACGGTATTGGAGGAATATTTGGCCAATTTTGAGGGCACCATTATTTGTGATGGCTACTCTGCCTATGATAAGTTACCCAACATCACATTCGCCAACTGTTGGGCGCACGTTCGACGTTATTGGTTAAAAGTCGATAGCAAGAACGGACGTATTGGTTTGGCCTACTGTAATCAGCTCTACGCTTTAGAGCAAAAATTCAAAGGGCTGCCGCCGAAGCAACGTCGAAAAATGAGATGGCGCTACGCAAGACGGGTCATTCGGAAGTTTTTTAACTGGCTCGAAAAGTCTCAATTCTTTGGCAAAAACGCATTAGCCACAGCAACAGAGTATACGTTGAACAGAAGAAATGAACTAAAAGCATTTTTGTATAATGGGCAAATCGAAATCGATAATAATCCAGCCGAAAATGCGATCCGTCCAACCGTGATAGGAAGGAAGAACTGGCTCTTTTCTGTCAGTGAGGCGGGCGCAAAAGCCAATGCAATCTGCTTAAGTCTAGCGGAAACAGCAAAAGCGAATGGTGTAGATTTCTATAAATACCTCGTCAAGCTTTTGACGGATTTACCCAATCTCGCAATTCATCAACAACCAGAATTATTACAAGAATACATGCCTTGGTCCGAGTCGATTCAAGCTACATGTGCATAA
- a CDS encoding N-6 DNA methylase: MKDERYIEETVGFLKKINTFNLKSLENFYLLYCISFCSKYIKLNEWEKSSTEICFKQLKVESINFLNKRVFEKIDLEDPNLFEYYKWLKKNIPSYTTEDILGNIYMKLSVKEHRKKMGEHYTKNTLVEFIIDEVGTAISKESKIIDPACGSGNFLVRILSNFLREGNYNENNTLINRLASSNFLIGVDVQEIPCLITKLRFLMEIVFHQKEINPDITLPVYRLDSLLTVNEYLEDNQYDLVITNPPFLRYQLIDVEIRKQLKINYFSASGRFDLYTLFIEKSLKLARPKGKVIILCSDKFMEAQYGLGIRKFIEENAHLTTVYNLSSIFPFKAAVLSAIYFFDKSLKINGDNLTQCFTVSENLNVIKKEFLGQLIYEDKWRYGNSSREHILVKIQRNSNLLLNDMIDKISIGLQTTFDKAFIKDINKEFISNDNVEIKFIKSVLRGRDLDKWRYKWSKSYVLYPYLDENGHSVVISLDKYPKVEQYLLRYYEELSSRSYFINHPNKKWFEHWNQRSFSLFKDIKILTPEISSYNCFSLDTEGYFYNGTIYGITLKDRYDLNDYKYLLGILNSKLLNFVHRNLNSTHLQSNKYRYQASTMKKYPIVFQKNSKFYNELVSIVNDLLKFDDNQIELEKKLNDLVYKMYKVHSKDRSLIEEFCD; the protein is encoded by the coding sequence ATGAAAGATGAAAGATATATAGAAGAAACTGTGGGTTTTTTGAAAAAAATAAATACCTTTAACTTAAAAAGCTTAGAAAATTTTTATTTATTATATTGTATTTCATTTTGTTCCAAATACATAAAATTAAATGAATGGGAAAAATCAAGTACAGAAATTTGTTTTAAGCAATTAAAGGTTGAATCAATAAATTTTTTAAATAAAAGAGTATTTGAAAAAATAGATTTGGAAGATCCAAATCTATTTGAATATTATAAATGGCTAAAAAAAAATATCCCATCATATACTACTGAAGATATTCTTGGAAATATTTATATGAAACTTTCAGTAAAAGAACATAGAAAAAAGATGGGAGAACATTATACAAAAAATACTTTAGTAGAATTTATTATTGATGAGGTTGGAACAGCTATTTCTAAAGAAAGTAAAATTATTGACCCGGCATGTGGATCAGGGAATTTTCTTGTAAGAATCTTAAGTAATTTTTTAAGAGAAGGTAATTATAATGAAAATAATACCTTAATTAATAGATTAGCAAGTAGTAATTTTCTTATAGGAGTAGATGTACAAGAGATTCCGTGCTTAATTACTAAGTTAAGATTTCTAATGGAAATAGTTTTCCATCAAAAAGAAATAAATCCCGATATTACTTTGCCTGTTTATAGATTGGATAGTCTACTGACTGTAAATGAGTATTTAGAAGATAATCAATACGATTTAGTAATTACTAACCCTCCATTTTTAAGATATCAATTAATCGATGTAGAGATACGTAAGCAATTAAAAATTAATTATTTTTCAGCTTCTGGGAGATTTGATTTATACACTCTTTTTATCGAAAAGAGTTTAAAACTTGCTAGACCAAAGGGAAAAGTTATTATATTATGTTCAGATAAATTTATGGAGGCTCAGTATGGGCTCGGTATAAGGAAATTCATAGAAGAAAATGCGCATTTAACAACAGTATATAATTTAAGTTCCATATTTCCATTCAAAGCAGCGGTTTTATCGGCAATTTATTTTTTTGATAAATCACTTAAAATTAATGGTGATAACTTAACTCAGTGTTTCACTGTGAGTGAAAATTTGAACGTGATAAAAAAAGAATTTTTAGGCCAATTAATTTATGAAGACAAGTGGAGATATGGAAATTCAAGTAGAGAACATATACTTGTTAAAATTCAAAGAAATTCAAATTTATTGTTAAATGATATGATTGATAAGATATCAATAGGTTTACAAACTACATTTGATAAAGCGTTTATAAAAGACATTAATAAGGAATTTATTTCTAATGATAATGTCGAAATTAAATTTATTAAATCTGTTTTAAGAGGAAGAGATTTGGATAAATGGAGATATAAGTGGTCCAAATCTTATGTTTTATATCCATATCTAGATGAGAATGGACATTCTGTAGTGATATCTCTTGATAAATACCCAAAGGTTGAACAATATTTATTAAGGTATTATGAGGAGTTAAGTTCAAGAAGTTATTTTATTAATCATCCTAATAAAAAATGGTTTGAACATTGGAATCAACGTTCATTTAGTCTTTTTAAAGATATAAAAATCTTAACTCCAGAAATTTCTTCATATAATTGTTTTTCATTAGATACAGAAGGATATTTTTATAATGGCACTATTTATGGAATAACTTTGAAAGATAGATATGATTTAAATGATTATAAATACCTTTTAGGAATATTAAATAGTAAACTGTTAAATTTCGTTCATAGAAATTTGAACTCTACACACTTACAATCTAATAAATATAGATATCAAGCTTCTACCATGAAGAAATATCCTATAGTTTTTCAAAAAAACTCCAAATTTTATAATGAGCTAGTTAGTATAGTAAATGATTTATTAAAATTTGATGATAATCAAATAGAATTAGAGAAAAAATTGAATGACCTTGTATACAAAATGTATAAAGTTCATTCTAAAGATAGAAGTTTAATTGAAGAATTTTGTGATTGA